A region from the Brassica napus cultivar Da-Ae chromosome C8, Da-Ae, whole genome shotgun sequence genome encodes:
- the LOC106415490 gene encoding chlorophyll a-b binding protein CP24, chloroplastic-like, translating to MAMAAVTGAVLSGLGSSFLSGGKRSITALGTGLGTGAARVGRKTLIVAAAAAQPKKSWIPAVKGGGNFLDPEWLDGSLPGDFGFDPLGLGKDPAFLKWYREAELIHGRWAMAAVLGIFVGQAWSGVPWFEAGADPRAIAPFSFGSLLGTQLLLMGWVESKRWVDFFNPDSQSVEWATPWSRTAENFANYTGDQGYPGGRFFDPLGLAGKTRDGVYEPDREKLERLKLAEIKHSRLAMLAMLIFYFEAGQGKTPLGALGL from the exons ATGGCGATGGCGGCTGTAACCGGAGCTGTGCTCAGTGGGCTTGGTTCGTCTTTTCTCTCTGGAGGCAAGAGGAGTATCACCGCTTTGGGAACCGGCCTAGGCACTGGAGCTGCGAGAGTTGGCCGGAAAACTCTGATTGTCGCCGCTGCTGCTGCTCAGCCGAAGAAATCGTGGATCCCCGCCGTTAAAGGTGGCGGCAACTTCCTCGACCCTGAATGGCTCGATGGCTC GCTACCCGGAGATTTCGGGTTCGACCCGTTGGGTTTGGGAAAAGACCCGGCTTTTCTTAAATGGTACAGAGAAGCAGAGCTGATCCACGGCAGATGGGCGATGGCTGCTGTTCTTGGGATCTTCGTTGGCCAGGCTTGGAGCGGCGTGCCATGGTTCGAAGCCGGAGCTGATCCACGTGCCATTGCACCCTTCTCTTTCGGATCGCTTCTCGGGACCCAGTTGCTTCTCATGGGTTGGGTGGAGAGCAAACGGTGGGTCGACTTCTTCAACCCGGATTCTCAATCTGTCGAGTGGGCGACCCCGTGGTCGAGGACCGCTGAGAATTTCGCAAACTACACCGGAGATCAAGGGTATCCCGGAGGAAGATTCTTTGATCCGTTGGGACTCGCTGGGAAGACACGCGACGGTGTTTACGAGCCAGACAGGGAGAAGCTGGAGAGGCTGAAGTTGGCTGAGATTAAGCACTCTAGGCTCGCAATGCTTGCAATGCTGATCTTTTACTTTGAGGCCGGACAGGGTAAAACACCTCTCGGTGCACTTGGTCTGTGA
- the LOC106412124 gene encoding proline-rich extensin-like protein EPR1, which yields MKRLVIKCVVTFLLISVSITESIENQHRHRDKDKQGLVRRHRRAKSRRRSSSKNGEAFATKCDVFFRCVFGTCGQWNFPIVPCPQNPFLPPPPVVIPPPTPCVNCVQPSPPPPIPVPCPPLSPPPIPVPCPPPPSPPPPVPCITCVTAPAPVPPVPCVTCVTAPAPPPPQPCIVCTKAPAQPPPVACPPPPLPPVIPFVPTPIILPPLPPLFPVLSPPATPTPVPILPPPTPLLPLPPPTPVLPLPPPLSSSIPSPSLPLVLSPPPPLPGGSVSQPPFMMTPTPVLGGGAPGFIGIPPPVQELPPILPPPVQDLPSILPPPVQDIPSMLPPPVQEFPPILPPPAQDLPSMFPPPAQEFPPVLPPPVQDFPQILPPPVQEFPPILPPPVQNFAPVFSTPPILQDPPTEPIFSTPPALGEFPPQAPVFTTPPEVTNPWLPPEQPPVTSIPTVPENPYPNPDMGSNQPLVQLPPPSWDSPPFNR from the coding sequence atGAAACGACTTGTTATAAAATGTGTAGTCACATTCCTTTTGATTAGTGTTTCAATAACAGAATCAATAGAGAATCAACATAGACACAGAGACAAAGACAAGCAAGGTTTGGTTAGAAGACACAGAAGAGCcaaaagcagaagaagaagctcaagCAAAAACGGTGAAGCATTCGCAACTAAATGCGATGTGTTTTTCCGGTGTGTATTCGGCACATGCGGTCAATGGAATTTCCCTATAGTTCCTTGTCCTCAAAACCCTTTTTTGCCTCCTCCTCCGGTGGTTATACCACCGCCAACTCCTTGTGTTAATTGTGTACAACCATCACCACCACCTCCAATACCAGTTCCTTGCCCACCACTATCGCCACCGCCAATCCCGGTTCCTTGTCCACCTCCACCATCAcctcctcctcctgtgccttGCATTACTTGTGTCACAGCTCCAGCACCGGTTCCTCCGGTGCCTTGCGTTACTTGTGTCACAGCTCCAGCACCGCCTCCTCCTCAACCGTGTATTGTTTGTACCAAAGCACCGGCTCAACCTCCACCAGTAGCTTGTCCACCGCCACCATTACCGCCGGTTATCCCATTTGTCCCTACACCAATTATACTCCCTCCATTACCACCTTTATTCCCAGTTCTGTCACCACCAGCAACGCCTACGCCAGTCCCAATCCTACCTCCACCTACTCCACTGCTACCTCTTCCTCCACCTACTCCGGTGCTACCTCTTCCGCCACCGTTATCTTCCTCTATTCCATCACCATCCCTTCCATTAGTATTATCTCCCCCACCACCACTACCTGGCGGCTCGGTTTCACAGCCACCGTTTATGATGACGCCAACTCCTGTATTAGGCGGCGGTGCTCCGGGATTCATCGGTATACCTCCGCCGGTGCAAGAGCTCCCTCCTATTTTACCTCCACCGGTTCAAGACCTCCCTTCAATATTGCCTCCACCGGTTCAAGACATTCCTTCCATGCTTCCTCCACCGGTTCAAGAATTCCCGCCAATTTTGCCTCCACCGGCTCAAGACCTTCCTTCAATGTTTCCTCCACCGGCTCAAGAGTTCCCGCCAGTTTTGCCTCCACCGGTTCAAGACTTTCCACAGATTTTACCTCCACCGGTTCAAGAATTTCCGCCGATTCTACCACCACCGGTTCAAAACTTCGCACCGGTTTTCTCAACACCACCAATCTTACAAGATCCACCAACAGAACCAATATTCTCCACACCACCAGCTCTTGGAGAATTCCCACCGCAAGCTCCCGTCTTCACCACGCCGCCAGAAGTAACGAATCCATGGCTGCCGCCAGAGCAACCGCCGGTTACGTCCATACCAACTGTACCGGAAAATCCATATCCAAACCCGGACATGGGTTCAAATCAGCCGTTGGTTCAGCTTCCTCCACCCTCTTGGGATTCACCACCATTTAACCGTTAA
- the LOC106414031 gene encoding uncharacterized protein LOC106414031, giving the protein MTNGDWTREAMSDDSLVAEALISLHHVEPPPPPEKCGPSDLELKWTVRQRRSKATKGEQTRASPSTPLSWSGATSLSGGGGGGSGVAAAEQSSCAVKLSEAVRSKISQTSVKPTTHFKRSRKKKTLAELKEEESLLLKEKKDLKNELASMRNLLKQQRARNESLKKLQAAAETQKNDDSSFLLPDLNIPLDDNTPS; this is encoded by the exons ATGACCAACGGAGACTGGACTCGTGAGGCTATGTCCGACGATTCATTGGTGGCGGAGGCACTGATCTCCCTCCACCATGTCGAGCCGCCTCCTCCTCCTGAGAAGTGCGGCCCGTCGGATCTCGAGCTGAAATGGACCGTGCGGCAGCGGAGGAGCAAGGCGACGAAGGGAGAGCAAACACGTGCCAGTCCCTCTACGCCTCTTTCTTGGAGCGGCGCCACTTCTCTCAGCGGCGGTGGAGGCGGAGGCAGCGGTGTCGCCGCCGCTGAGCAGTCTAGCTGCGCCGTGAAACTGTCAGAGGCCGTTAGATCTAAG ATATCTCAAACTAGTGTAAAACCAACAACCCATTTCAAGAGatcaagaaagaaaaag ACGCTTGCTGAACTAAAAGAGGAGGAGAGTTTACTCTTAAAGGAAAAGAAAGAcctgaaaaat GAACTCGCAAGTATGCGAAATTTGCTGAAGCAACAAAGAGCAAGAAACGAGTCATTAAAAAAACTCCAG GCTGCTGCTGAGACACAAAAGAATGATGATTCCTCGTTCTTGCTCCCTGACCTTAACATTCCTCTTGATGACAACACCCCGAGCTGA
- the LOC106414896 gene encoding eukaryotic translation initiation factor 5B-like, whose protein sequence is MEQSESAYRIRGATASYLRGKGVVLEEDIRSREDGFYTAMNDVMGFLKKKEGKEEGVYAIASSFGCLFELVLHLTSAEVNIPVTGLGVGPVTPGDIRKATQRRKHTVLAFQVEVTPKASQLAQTLGVKIICGDTVEHLCQQFQEFNNELGEDKKESESDVAAVSPCLLSILPKCVLNKEDPIVVGVYVVEGFVKVGTPLCIPHRAFVNIGRVAWIQKDQRPVEFAGEGDKVIIKIVAADPKTQQGMMLGMDLYEADVLVSRTSTVAVYQVEINRQMGKIIELTNKQKNVLII, encoded by the exons aTGGAACAAAGCGAGTCTGCGTATCGGATCCGAGGAGCAACAGCTTCGTATCTGAGGGGAAAAGGAGTAGTTTTGGAGGAAGATATTAGAAGTCGG gaGGACGGTTTCTACACTGCAATGAATGATGTGATGGGAtttctgaagaagaaagagggGAAGGAGGAGGGGGTTTATGCTATAGCCTCTTCTTTTGGTTGCTTGTTCGAGTTGGTCCTACATCTGACATCAGCGGAGGTGAATATTCCTGTTACTGGTCTTGGCGTTGGACCAGTCACCCCTGGGGATATCAGGAAGGCCACTCAGAGGAGGAAACATACCGTCTTGGCGTTTCAAGTCGAGGTGACTCCAAAGGCGTCTCAACTAGCTCAAACTTTGGGAGTCAAAATCATCTGTGGCGACACCGTTGAACACCTGTGCCAACAGTTTCAGGAGTTTAACAATGAGCTGGGAGAGGATAAGAAGGAGTCAGAGAGTGATGTAGCAGCAGTCTCCCCATGTCTCCTCTCCATCTTACCCAAGTGTGTGCTCAACAAGGAAGACCCAATTGTCGTGGGAGTTTATGTTGTCGAGGGTTTTGTTAAG GTAGGGACTCCCTTATGCATTCCACACAGAGCTTTTGTCAATATAGGACGGGTTGCATGGATTCAGAAGGACCAGCGACCCGTCGAGTTCGCCGGGGAAGGCGACAAGGTGATTATCAAG ATTGTTGCTGCTGACCCCAAAACACAACAAGGGATGATGCTGGGAATGGATTTGTACGAAGCAGATGTGCTTGTCAGTCGCACCTCGACGGTAGCTGTCTACCAGGTCGAGATCAACCGTCAAATGGGGAAAATAATAGaactaacaaacaaacaaaaaaatgtccTCATCATTTGA
- the LOC125591286 gene encoding factor of DNA methylation 1-like — MIRANLLLHELSCEVLLSYKSKMDVPPPPDEESEISESEIDDYSQKPYLKLQTGHYKVKKVNGTLRCPFCSGKKKQDYKYKELMAHASGVSKGSVSRSAKQKANHLALAKYLETELAGGDHAEPIPPDSQ; from the exons ATGATCAGAGCAAACCTTTTGCTGCATGAACTTTCCTGTGAAGTTTTGCTTTCTTATAAAA GTAAGATGGATGTTCCACCTCCACCTGATGAAGAGTCCGAGATCAGCGAGTCAGAGATCGATGACTACTCCCAAAAACCCTACCTGAAACTCCAAACCGGGCATTACAAGGTTAAGAAGGTGAACGGAACGCTGAGATGCCCCTTTTGTTCAGGCAAGAAGAAGCAAGACTACAAATACAAGGAGCTGATGGCGCATGCTTCTGGTGTCTCCAAAGGATCCGTCAGCAGAAGTGCTAAACAGAAGGCTAATCATCTCGCCTTGGCTAAGTACTTAGAGACCGAACTTGCTGGTGGTGATCATGCAGAGCCTATTCCACCCGACTCGCAATGA
- the LOC106414894 gene encoding uncharacterized protein LOC106414894: MMILKLLYEIYMMSNMQEKLRLSIEGSLEKFGVLEQLKPTSVLREKHRTRESSDGCFPMTKAKENPLDVAPDRIDLLMYSREKFSEEFLVTIKKSSSFFGNYPELERKMKDLVLQVLKKFGPLLIKLAATVAHERAKAAFFMYHRGREDWSGTWTYFNYINKSGCLAKEFTQHTGKIFLGGWMSYLVGDLLQKHDVAYGLQSEIVEGVIDDNLECICERLGECAEMEANVYFRKQIDSWALTSHKNLVDEISHELVKDVTVDAMSNFLETVREISAEEKLAALFKVVCDQFDFQKDPPSICMYTKKMAYLDPLLKGENGRMQDLMHALEYFCRNSSFSRGLEDLIVDGFRRTGYLNEAAILQWFEQGRTRAENRAQPCEKLRDPALEQREMQLDQLFSQI; this comes from the exons ATGATGATTCTCAAGCTGTTATATGAGATTTACATGATGTCAAACATGCAAGAAAAACTTCGCTTGAGCATTGAG GGATCGTTGGAGAAGTTTGGTGTTTTGGAACAACTAAAGCCAACTTCCGTACTGCGAGAAAAGCACAGAACAAGGGAGAGCAGTGATGGTTGTTTTCCCATGACCAAAGCTAAAGAAAACCCGCTTGATGTTGCACCTGATCGCATT GACCTCCTCATGTATTCAAGAGAGAAATTCTCTGAGGAGTTCCTTGTTACCATTAAGAAATCAAGTTCTTTTTTTGGAAATTACCCAGAGCTCGAGAG GAAAATGAAAGATCTCGTGCTGcaagttttgaaaaaatttgGACCACTGCTTATCAAACTTGCTGCAACTGTTGCACACGAGCGCGCCAAGGCAGCCTTTTTTATG TATCACCGTGGTAGAGAGGATTGGAGTGGGACTTGGACATACTTCAATTACATAAATAAATCTGGGTGTTTGGCTAAAGAGTTTACTCAACACACGGGCAAG ATATTTCTTGGCGGCTGGATGTCATATCTTGTTGGGGACTTACTTCAGAAACATGATGTTGCATATGGTCTTCAAAGCGAAATAGTTGAAGGTGTGATTGACGACAACCTTGAATGCATCTGCGAGAGACTTGGAGAGTGTGCTGAAATGGAG GCAAATGTATACTTTAGGAAACAAATAGATTCATGGGCGCTAACGAGTCATAAAAATCTCGTGGATGAAATATCTCACGAGTTGGTGAAAGATGTTACTGTCGATGCTATGAGCAACTTCCTGGAAACTGTTCGAGAAATCTCCGCGGAAGAAAAATTGGCCGCATTATTCAAGGTCGTGTGCGACCAATTTGATTTCCAGAAAGATCCCCCTAGTATCTGTATGTATACAAAGAAGATGGCCTACTTGGATCCTCTGTTGAAAGGAGAAAACGGAAGAATGCAAGATCTGATGCACGCTCTGGAGTATTTCTGCAGAAACTCAAGTTTCTCGAGGGGGCTAGAAGATTTAATCGTGGATGGTTTCCGTCGAACAGGGTATTTAAATGAGGCGGCAATTCTGCAATGGTTTGAACAAGGTCGTACAAGGGCTGAAAATAGAGCTCAACCGTGTGAAAAACTTAGAGATCCAGCGCTTGAGCAAAGAGAAATGCAATTGGATCAGTTATTTAGTCAGATATAA
- the LOC106413579 gene encoding WAS/WASL-interacting protein family member 3: MKTKQLVVVGFLFSLLLLVDSHTTESISDHEENANANANAKAVTVKDQKQINRGRRSGSGQNRGRRSCDPLFQYLFGICGRWPFPTTPSPDNPFLPFQPPRPRPRPPPLVPSPPPPRPPSRPRPRPRPPPPPLVPSPPPPPPTPLVPSPPPPTPPPIFLFPSPPPPVIAFPPPLVPSPPPPIWLPPPVFTLPPPLDEFPPMPPIIWLPPPDVPGQSSPAEDFDLITP; the protein is encoded by the coding sequence ATGAAAACAAAACAACTTGTTGTTgttggatttttgttttcactacTCCTTTTGGTCGACTCTCACACAACCGAGTCAATATCAGATCACGAAGAGAACGCAAACGCAAACGCAAACGCAAAAGCTGTAACCGTAAAGGATCAGAAGCAGATAAACAGAGGAAGACGCAGTGGTAGCGGTCAGAATCGTGGACGCAGAAGCTGCGATCCACTCTTCCAATACTTATTCGGAATATGTGGCCGTTGGCCTTTTCCTACAACACCTTCACCTGATAACCCTTTCCTCCCTTTCCAACCACCGCGTCCGAGACCACGTCCACCGCCGTTGGTTCCATCGCCACCACCACCTCGTCCACCATCACGTCCGAGACCGCGTCCaaggccaccaccaccaccgttagttccatcaccaccaccaccacccccTACGCCTCTTGTTCCATCACCTCCTCCTCCCACTCCGCCACCGATTTTCTTATTCCCATCGCCGCCACCACCAGTTATAGCGTTCCCGCCACCTTTGGTTCCATCTCCTCCGCCGCCAATATGGCTGCCACCACCAGTGTTCACTCTTCCACCGCCACTGGATGAGTTTCCACCTATGCCACCAATAATTTGGCTGCCTCCTCCGGATGTTCCCGGTCAATCATCGCCGGCGGAGGACTTTGATCTGATAACTCCTTAG
- the LOC106413580 gene encoding uncharacterized protein LOC106413580, producing the protein MALLLARRYRRFPSAPSLIRFFSNSSSDPPPKSANDSVEKPPQSQSNSPFTDIKSTLKNNSSQARNHGSSRISGSGSSQDLSINLAKFQRRSAAPPPKSESPSTSFETLYKQNVAAGANSSDPSNLRGHDIDLSKLRENLKNLKSQPNTEMAGMSLRRRNVGSSDVSVIGKDMEDGNGREGETEEEVTMTEYLKMYREEELGEKLKMLRPEGKKEDGWFSLEELNERLVKLRQAEKKEVKNQRWNFSVLRNVIGTLEDDKAKNEAVPLQNLDILGYWDGTPEYKHYPPKDELVETYFHSDNLSSAEKMKIELTKVREDFKMSESDCGSARVQVAQLTTKIKHLTSALHKKDKHSRKGLVAMVHKRKKLLKYLRRTDWDSYCLVLSQLSLRDTPDYKIPDYKQ; encoded by the exons ATGGCGCTTCTTCTCGCTAGACGCTATCGCAGATTCCCATCAGCCCCATCTTTGATTCGCTTCTTCTCCAATTCCTCATCGGATCCACCTCCCAAATCCGCGAACGATTCCGTCGAGAAACCTCCCCAGTCTCAATCGAACTCTCCCTTCACCGACATCAAGTCCACTCTCAAGAATAATTCATCTCAAGCTCGGAATCACGGATCGAGCCGAATCTCCGGTAGCGGGTCGTCACAGGATTTAAGCATCAACCTCGCCAAGTTTCAGCGTAGATCCGCCGCTCCACCTCCGAAGAGCGAATCGCCTTCGACTTCCTTCGAGACGCTCTATAAGCAGAATGTTGCAGCGGGTGCAAACTCTTCGGATCCTAGTAATCTAAGAGGTCATGATATCGATTTGAGTAAATTGcgggaaaatttgaaaaatttgaaGTCGCAGCCCAACACAGAGATGGCGGGAATGTCTTTACGAAGAAGAAACGTTGGTTCTTCGGATGTGTCAGTGATCGGGAAAGACATGGAGGATGGGAATGGTAGGGAAGGTGAAACGGAGGAGGAGGTGACGATGACGGAGTATTTAAAGATGTATAGGGAAGAAGAGTTGGGTGAGAAGCTGAAGATGCTTAGGCCAGAGGGGAAGAAGGAAGACGGGTGGTTCTCGTTGGAGGAGTTGAATGAGAGGTTGGTTAAGCTAAGGCAAGCGGAAAAGAAAGAGGTCAAGAATCAGCGTTGGAACTTTTCTGTGCTCAGGAATGTTATTGGTACACTTGAGGATGATAAAGCCAAGAACGAAGCTGTTCCCC TGCAGAATCTAGACATTCTAGGATATTGGGATGGTACTCCTGAGTACAAGCATTATCCTCCTAAAGATGAGCTAGTTGAAACT TACTTCCACTCAGATAATCTGTCATCTGCGGAGAAGATGAAAATTGAGCTCACGAAAGTCAGGGAAGATTTCAAGATGTCGGAATCAGATTGTGGTTCTGCACGCGTGCAAG TGGCGCAGCTAACTACTAAAATCAAGCATTTGACCTCTGCTCTGCACAAAAAG GACAAACATTCGCGGAAGGGACTCGTAGCAATGGTGCATAAACGGAAGAAGCTGTTGAAATATCTAAGACGAACTGACTGGGATTCTTACTGCCTTGTCCTGTCACAACTCAGCCTTCGTGACACCCCGGATTACAAGATCCCGGATTACAAGCAGTAA